From the genome of Gemmatimonadota bacterium, one region includes:
- a CDS encoding S9 family peptidase translates to MRSNGRAVAMTLATFAVATSPLFAQSDGADDGKKHMTMEESLLLPAWRGYRLSPDNTKLVFTKREMDTEEWESVTHVWVHDLETNESIQLTNSARGESNPQWLPDGRILFNSRRGEGDDDDDDAGNRFWAISLRGGEAVPFFDDDEAPTSGSFTRDFSVIAYTEESERVDHEEWEERKKNKDDAYYAEAKLTWRQLWVYDPESGEKTQITEGEFDHQGPQWSPDGQWIAFTSNRTQTQMGDPDRSDNTDVLVVAADGGEPRNLSASNSGADRGPVWSPDGTRIAYTGSLVENGGAAQSDVFVVDVAGGESRNLTEDVNLSASGVRWSADGSEILFTVANGLTSHLYKVSAGGGEPEMILPDDEYIYGGTTLSDDGTKLIFTGSSLYTTGEVFIADADGSNIEHVLSPTNEMEDFELARSELLTWEGAGGWQIEGVLTYPLDYVEGQRYPMILQVHGGPHGRFSKGFNAGSQIWAARGYAVLRGNPRGSSGRSYEFSNANFMDWGGKDFEDLMAGVDHVVDMGVADADQLAIMGGSYGGFMTFWGVTQTDRFKAAIGHAAISDWYAFYGQTDIPFLLEFGFGGLPWETKETFERFSPIEYAGNVTTPLLITHGEQDRRVPITQGEEYFRTLKKMGADVEFLRFPREGHGIREPRHRIYLDQEQAKWFDRWVRSRRAVTDAEG, encoded by the coding sequence GTGAGAAGCAACGGACGGGCCGTGGCAATGACGCTCGCTACGTTCGCCGTGGCGACGAGCCCACTCTTCGCGCAGAGCGACGGCGCGGACGATGGTAAGAAGCACATGACGATGGAAGAGTCTCTCCTCCTTCCGGCGTGGCGCGGATACCGTCTGTCCCCGGACAACACCAAGCTGGTCTTCACCAAGCGGGAAATGGACACCGAGGAGTGGGAGAGTGTCACCCACGTCTGGGTCCACGACCTCGAGACGAACGAATCGATTCAACTCACCAACTCGGCGCGTGGCGAGAGCAATCCTCAGTGGTTGCCCGACGGCCGCATTCTCTTCAACTCGCGTCGCGGCGAGGGAGATGACGATGACGATGACGCAGGGAACCGTTTTTGGGCGATTTCACTGCGCGGCGGCGAAGCGGTGCCTTTCTTCGACGATGACGAAGCGCCCACCAGCGGCTCGTTTACCCGAGACTTCTCTGTGATCGCCTACACGGAAGAATCCGAGCGCGTCGATCACGAGGAATGGGAGGAGCGGAAGAAGAATAAAGACGACGCCTACTACGCGGAGGCGAAGCTCACGTGGCGCCAGCTCTGGGTGTACGACCCCGAGTCGGGTGAGAAGACGCAGATCACAGAGGGAGAGTTCGACCACCAGGGACCGCAGTGGTCGCCCGACGGCCAATGGATCGCGTTCACGTCGAACCGGACCCAGACGCAGATGGGCGATCCCGATCGTAGCGACAACACAGATGTGCTGGTGGTTGCAGCCGATGGTGGCGAGCCCCGAAATCTCAGCGCGAGCAACTCGGGCGCGGACCGCGGGCCGGTATGGTCCCCGGACGGGACCCGGATCGCCTACACGGGCTCGCTCGTCGAAAACGGCGGCGCGGCCCAGAGCGACGTCTTCGTGGTCGATGTGGCGGGGGGTGAGTCTCGCAATCTCACCGAAGACGTCAACCTCTCGGCATCCGGCGTGCGCTGGTCCGCGGATGGCAGCGAGATCCTGTTCACAGTCGCCAACGGCCTCACGTCGCACCTGTACAAGGTGTCCGCCGGAGGCGGCGAGCCGGAGATGATCCTGCCCGACGACGAATACATTTACGGCGGCACGACGCTTTCAGACGACGGCACCAAGCTGATTTTCACCGGTAGCTCGCTCTACACCACCGGCGAGGTCTTCATCGCCGATGCGGATGGCTCGAACATCGAGCACGTGCTCAGCCCGACCAACGAGATGGAGGACTTCGAGCTCGCGCGTTCCGAGCTGCTGACGTGGGAGGGCGCGGGCGGCTGGCAGATCGAGGGCGTGCTCACGTATCCGCTCGACTACGTGGAAGGTCAGCGCTACCCGATGATCCTGCAGGTTCACGGTGGCCCCCACGGCCGTTTCTCCAAGGGCTTCAACGCCGGCTCCCAGATTTGGGCCGCCCGCGGATATGCGGTGCTGCGCGGAAACCCCCGCGGCAGCTCCGGCCGCTCCTACGAGTTCTCCAACGCCAACTTCATGGATTGGGGCGGCAAGGACTTCGAGGACCTGATGGCAGGCGTCGACCACGTCGTCGACATGGGTGTCGCCGATGCCGATCAGCTCGCGATCATGGGAGGGAGCTACGGCGGCTTCATGACCTTCTGGGGCGTCACCCAGACCGATCGCTTCAAGGCCGCGATCGGCCACGCCGCGATCTCCGACTGGTACGCCTTCTACGGACAGACCGACATCCCCTTCCTGCTCGAGTTCGGTTTCGGAGGCCTGCCCTGGGAGACGAAAGAGACCTTCGAGCGGTTCTCGCCGATCGAGTACGCGGGGAACGTGACTACGCCGCTCCTCATCACGCACGGCGAGCAGGATCGACGCGTGCCGATCACCCAGGGCGAGGAGTACTTCCGGACGCTGAAAAAGATGGGCGCGGACGTCGAATTCCTACGCTTCCCGCGAGAGGGCCACGGGATTCGGGAGCCTCGGCACCGCATCTACCTCGATCAGGAGCAGGCCAAGTGGTTCGACCGCTGGGTCCGGTCGCGGCGGGCGGTCACGGACGCTGAAGGATAG
- a CDS encoding helix-turn-helix transcriptional regulator encodes MHRPRTDPLGPGSTACRGKSAQASQSCRRRRPRSRWIDHITQQELADRVGVTRQTILSIERGRYNPSVGLALRLAEAFDVSVEALFELDEEEGHD; translated from the coding sequence ATTCATCGCCCTCGAACTGACCCTCTCGGACCTGGATCAACCGCGTGCCGTGGCAAGTCCGCTCAGGCCTCCCAAAGTTGCAGGAGAAGACGGCCACGCAGTCGGTGGATCGATCACATCACTCAGCAGGAGTTGGCCGATCGGGTCGGTGTCACGCGACAGACGATCCTCTCCATCGAGAGGGGTCGGTACAATCCTTCCGTTGGCCTAGCGTTGCGGCTCGCCGAAGCGTTCGACGTCTCCGTGGAGGCGTTGTTCGAGCTCGATGAGGAGGAAGGCCATGACTGA
- a CDS encoding type II toxin-antitoxin system PemK/MazF family toxin, whose amino-acid sequence MRRGELYRVRRPGGDVRRSRVFVVVSRQALIDSRFATVVCAPVYTKGEGLSTQVHVGTDEGLKHPSWITCDNLVSLPKSRLTDYVGALSRPSITEMNRALRAALDLL is encoded by the coding sequence GTGAGAAGAGGAGAGCTCTACCGAGTGAGAAGGCCCGGAGGCGACGTCAGGCGGTCCCGAGTCTTCGTGGTGGTCAGTCGCCAAGCGCTCATCGACTCCCGGTTCGCGACCGTGGTCTGCGCCCCCGTGTACACCAAGGGAGAAGGGCTGTCCACGCAGGTGCACGTCGGTACCGATGAGGGACTCAAGCACCCGTCATGGATCACGTGTGACAACCTCGTGAGCCTTCCCAAGTCGCGACTCACGGACTATGTCGGTGCGCTGTCGAGACCGTCCATTACGGAGATGAATCGAGCGCTACGGGCCGCGTTGGATCTCCTCTGA
- a CDS encoding cyclase family protein, whose product MKISRQRILTISAGTGAALLLLLAGAVPAASVQEVLPLITEAEYERWLEDLSNWGRWGPDDEIGALNLITPAKRREAAALVQDGITVSLARTAQTEEAVDNPCPVQWEMVNASPRGASDRVAYRCIHGLGSTHIDGFAHRFFGGKMWNGYPIEDLVTMEGGALKNSVLTMKNGIVTRGVLYDIARLKGVPYLEPGTRITVEDLEAWEAETGVRVGSGDAMLLRWGRWARREAVGPFDTWAEAAGFDNSVIPWLKARDIAVLGWETPGYTPRPEGDLPTLALHDFALTMLGIHLLDRADLDALAEMAAAQGRWEFMLMIAPLPIPNGTGSPVNPIAVF is encoded by the coding sequence ATGAAGATCTCCCGTCAACGGATTCTCACGATCAGCGCCGGGACCGGGGCCGCGTTGTTGCTATTGCTTGCCGGCGCCGTCCCGGCCGCCAGCGTCCAAGAGGTTCTCCCGCTGATCACAGAGGCCGAGTACGAGCGGTGGCTGGAGGATCTCTCGAACTGGGGTCGGTGGGGGCCGGACGACGAGATCGGCGCGCTCAATCTGATCACGCCGGCCAAGCGCCGGGAGGCAGCGGCGCTGGTGCAGGACGGGATCACAGTATCGCTCGCCAGGACCGCGCAGACGGAAGAAGCCGTGGACAACCCCTGCCCCGTGCAGTGGGAGATGGTGAACGCCAGCCCCAGGGGGGCGAGTGACCGCGTGGCGTATCGATGCATCCACGGTCTCGGCTCGACGCACATCGACGGCTTCGCCCATCGCTTCTTCGGCGGCAAGATGTGGAACGGCTATCCGATCGAGGATCTCGTCACAATGGAGGGTGGCGCGCTGAAGAACTCGGTTCTCACCATGAAGAACGGAATCGTGACGCGCGGCGTGCTGTACGACATCGCCAGATTGAAAGGAGTGCCGTATCTGGAGCCGGGAACCCGCATCACCGTCGAGGATCTGGAGGCGTGGGAGGCCGAGACCGGCGTGCGCGTGGGTTCGGGTGACGCGATGCTGCTGCGCTGGGGCCGATGGGCGAGGCGGGAAGCGGTCGGGCCGTTCGACACATGGGCTGAGGCGGCCGGCTTCGACAACTCGGTCATCCCGTGGCTGAAGGCGCGGGACATCGCGGTCCTCGGATGGGAGACGCCGGGCTACACGCCGCGTCCTGAAGGCGACCTGCCTACGCTGGCGCTCCACGACTTCGCGTTGACGATGCTGGGCATTCACCTGCTCGACCGCGCGGATCTCGATGCGTTGGCCGAGATGGCAGCGGCCCAAGGGCGGTGGGAGTTCATGCTGATGATCGCTCCGTTGCCGATTCCCAACGGGACGGGCTCACCCGTGAATCCGATCGCGGTGTTCTGA